Proteins from a single region of Fodinibius sp. Rm-B-1B1-1:
- a CDS encoding FKBP-type peptidyl-prolyl cis-trans isomerase → MNFFSKSPLLFFALLLSTTLAFQACNDNNNRRPTGPDFSTVPESYDLSNADTTYTKEGGVEIYVIEKGDCPGGIEEYCTVTSRDQIGLKYTGRIFEGGSGDGEIFESTYADSNTSSALISNLTPNSTSQQSAQIEGFRRGLLGMKQNEKRVIIVPPSLGYNDNRPGVNGMDLRDETLRYDVELTGIQ, encoded by the coding sequence ATGAATTTTTTTAGCAAATCTCCCCTTCTGTTTTTCGCCTTATTATTATCTACAACATTGGCTTTTCAGGCGTGTAATGATAACAACAATCGTCGCCCTACCGGACCTGATTTTAGCACCGTCCCGGAATCTTACGATCTATCCAATGCTGATACAACCTATACGAAAGAAGGCGGCGTTGAAATATATGTCATTGAAAAAGGAGATTGTCCCGGCGGTATAGAAGAGTACTGTACCGTAACATCTCGTGACCAGATTGGCTTAAAATATACTGGCCGAATTTTTGAAGGTGGATCAGGAGATGGAGAAATTTTTGAGAGCACCTATGCCGACAGCAATACCTCTTCGGCTCTTATTAGCAACTTAACACCAAATTCCACCTCCCAGCAATCAGCACAAATTGAAGGGTTTCGTCGTGGATTATTGGGGATGAAGCAAAACGAAAAACGAGTCATCATTGTCCCTCCTTCCCTTGGATATAATGACAACCGTCCGGGTGTCAATGGAATGGATTTACGAGATGAAACCTTACGGTATGACGTTGAACTAACCGGTATTCAATAA
- the tatC gene encoding twin-arginine translocase subunit TatC: protein MNQERQIMTGDLPEAKKPEDRTSNMSFLDHLEELRWRLIKGLAGIALGITIAFFFGDFLVDKVMLGPTKSDFFVYQLLGIEAIDLTIQSRKLPGQFFTYWGTLIVFGAILGSPIFFYQIWSFIEPAMEKSEKWKSVGHTAFITFFFLLGVAFGYFILVPFALQFFSQFQISDAIHNDFDINEYFSSLTMWVISCGIIFQLPVLSYFFSKFGLLTPEFLVQYRRHAIIMCFILSAFLTPPDPVSQVLIAVPLVLLFQLSVWISKLGVRKRNKELEQAFSDG from the coding sequence ATGAACCAAGAACGTCAAATAATGACTGGGGATCTGCCCGAAGCCAAAAAGCCTGAAGATCGAACTTCCAATATGTCGTTTTTAGACCACTTGGAAGAACTACGCTGGCGCCTTATTAAAGGATTAGCCGGAATAGCCCTGGGCATCACTATAGCCTTCTTTTTTGGCGATTTTCTTGTCGATAAGGTTATGCTTGGCCCTACTAAATCTGACTTTTTTGTCTATCAGCTTCTTGGTATCGAGGCCATTGATCTCACCATCCAAAGCCGAAAACTACCGGGGCAGTTTTTCACCTATTGGGGTACGCTCATTGTCTTTGGAGCCATTCTGGGATCTCCCATATTCTTTTACCAAATATGGTCGTTTATTGAGCCCGCTATGGAAAAATCGGAGAAGTGGAAGTCAGTAGGACATACTGCATTTATCACCTTCTTTTTCTTGTTAGGCGTTGCTTTTGGATACTTTATCCTGGTACCCTTTGCACTCCAGTTTTTTAGTCAATTCCAAATTTCTGATGCCATCCATAACGATTTTGATATCAATGAGTATTTTAGCTCATTAACCATGTGGGTAATATCATGTGGAATCATATTTCAACTGCCGGTATTAAGTTACTTCTTCTCAAAATTCGGATTACTTACGCCCGAATTCTTAGTACAGTACCGACGCCATGCCATCATCATGTGCTTTATTCTATCGGCATTTTTGACGCCCCCCGATCCCGTTTCTCAAGTACTTATTGCAGTACCACTGGTATTGCTTTTCCAACTTTCGGTATGGATCAGCAAATTAGGGGTACGTAAACGCAACAAAGAGCTGGAACAAGCGTTTAGTGATGGGTGA
- the glyA gene encoding serine hydroxymethyltransferase, with amino-acid sequence MQSLSDRDSEIFELLAEEKERQNDNLELIASENFASKAVMEAMGSTLTNKYAEGLPGKRYYGGCEVVDKVEELARERAKKLFGASWVNVQPHSGAQANAAVYLTFMEPGETLLGLNLSHGGHLTHGSPVNFSGILYNSEFYGVDKETGRIDLEEVRKKAKEVQPKLISIGASAYPRDFNYKAFREIADEVGAYLWMDMAHTAGLIAAGLLNNPLPYCHVVTTTTHKTLRGPRGGMILLGEDGENTLGVTARKSGRTKNWSEILDSGVFPGTQGGPLMHVIASKAVSFKEALKDDFKDYQQNVKANAQALADSFLNMDYDLVSGGTDNHLILIDLRNKGLTGKVAEQALEKANITLNKNMVPFDTESPFVTSGIRIGSPAMTTRGLGTDEFRKIAELIDRVLQNPEEESTINNVKKEVSELCNDFPLYDFVTA; translated from the coding sequence ATGCAATCTCTATCTGATCGAGACTCAGAAATTTTTGAGCTCTTAGCTGAGGAAAAAGAACGCCAAAATGATAATTTAGAACTGATCGCCTCCGAAAACTTCGCTTCCAAAGCTGTTATGGAGGCCATGGGCTCTACGCTTACTAATAAATATGCCGAAGGCCTGCCCGGCAAGCGATATTATGGCGGTTGTGAAGTAGTAGATAAGGTAGAAGAACTTGCCCGGGAACGAGCAAAAAAACTCTTTGGCGCTTCGTGGGTTAATGTGCAACCTCACTCCGGTGCTCAAGCTAATGCCGCTGTGTATCTCACGTTCATGGAACCCGGCGAAACCCTATTGGGACTTAACTTATCACACGGCGGACACCTTACCCATGGATCCCCGGTTAACTTCTCTGGTATTTTATACAACTCCGAATTTTATGGTGTAGACAAAGAAACCGGTCGTATTGATCTCGAAGAGGTCCGAAAGAAAGCCAAAGAAGTTCAGCCTAAACTTATTTCAATCGGAGCTTCGGCTTATCCCCGTGACTTTAATTACAAAGCATTCCGCGAAATTGCCGATGAAGTCGGCGCATATCTTTGGATGGATATGGCACACACTGCCGGGCTGATTGCAGCCGGATTACTAAATAATCCCCTACCCTACTGTCACGTCGTAACAACGACCACGCATAAAACACTGCGCGGACCTCGGGGCGGCATGATTTTGCTTGGTGAAGATGGGGAAAATACGCTTGGCGTTACGGCACGCAAATCTGGACGAACTAAGAATTGGAGTGAAATTCTTGATTCCGGCGTCTTTCCCGGTACCCAAGGTGGACCACTCATGCATGTGATAGCATCCAAAGCAGTTTCGTTCAAAGAAGCACTGAAAGATGATTTCAAAGACTACCAGCAAAACGTAAAGGCCAATGCTCAGGCCTTGGCTGACTCGTTCCTTAACATGGATTACGACCTTGTTAGCGGTGGTACAGACAACCATTTAATTCTTATTGATCTCCGCAATAAGGGACTAACTGGAAAAGTAGCAGAACAGGCGCTTGAAAAAGCCAATATCACGCTAAATAAAAACATGGTACCCTTTGATACTGAAAGTCCGTTTGTTACTTCCGGCATTCGTATTGGGTCACCGGCAATGACCACCCGCGGATTAGGTACTGATGAGTTTCGCAAAATTGCTGAACTTATCGACAGAGTTCTCCAAAACCCCGAAGAAGAATCAACCATTAACAACGTTAAAAAAGAGGTTTCAGAACTCTGTAATGACTTTCCTCTTTATGATTTTGTAACCGCGTAG
- the rpiB gene encoding ribose 5-phosphate isomerase B, giving the protein MIIPIASDHAGFDAKEKVKTLLEEMGHMPVDFGTHSDESVDYPDYAVQVAEKVDAGEHDKGILVCGSGQGMCMTANKYQNVRAALVYDDNSAKMTRQHNNANILCLPGRQLSDKNLKKVVQIWLDTEFDGGRHERRVNKIHDLTDKK; this is encoded by the coding sequence ATGATCATCCCAATAGCCAGCGACCATGCCGGTTTTGATGCTAAAGAAAAAGTGAAGACTTTGCTCGAAGAAATGGGGCACATGCCGGTAGATTTTGGGACACACTCTGATGAATCTGTTGATTATCCTGACTATGCCGTACAAGTCGCCGAAAAAGTTGATGCAGGCGAACATGATAAAGGTATTCTTGTTTGTGGAAGTGGTCAGGGGATGTGCATGACAGCCAACAAATATCAAAATGTGCGCGCCGCTCTTGTCTACGATGATAATTCAGCCAAGATGACTCGACAGCACAACAATGCCAATATTTTGTGTCTGCCCGGACGCCAACTGAGTGATAAAAATCTTAAAAAAGTGGTCCAAATCTGGCTCGATACCGAGTTTGATGGAGGCCGCCATGAACGCCGTGTTAACAAAATCCATGATTTAACCGATAAAAAATAA
- a CDS encoding DUF4159 domain-containing protein has protein sequence MIRQSLIIFVLLLLLAISFSWPAAAQDTNSFNLARIKYSGGGDWYNNPSSLRNLAEFARQHVPIAINPEYDDVEVGSPDLFDYPFAFLTGHGNITLNQAEASNLRDYLHNGGFLYVDDDYGLDEHFREVIQQVFPNEKLVELPFAHPIYHQVFSFDEGLPKIHEHDGKPPQGFGIFLDGRLALFYTYETNLGDGWANPDIHNDPAAIREQALQMGTNILIYALTQGQ, from the coding sequence ATGATACGTCAATCTCTCATTATTTTTGTGCTTCTGTTGCTCTTGGCTATCAGTTTCTCATGGCCGGCTGCAGCTCAAGACACTAACTCATTTAACCTTGCCCGCATAAAATACAGTGGCGGCGGAGACTGGTATAATAATCCATCATCCCTACGAAATTTAGCCGAATTTGCTCGCCAACACGTTCCCATCGCCATCAATCCAGAGTATGATGATGTAGAAGTTGGCAGCCCCGACTTATTTGATTATCCTTTTGCATTTTTAACTGGTCATGGCAATATCACATTGAATCAGGCCGAAGCCTCCAACCTTCGAGACTACTTACACAATGGTGGATTTTTGTATGTGGATGATGATTACGGCCTTGATGAACATTTTAGGGAAGTAATCCAACAAGTATTTCCTAACGAGAAACTGGTTGAACTACCCTTTGCTCACCCCATATATCACCAGGTATTTTCTTTTGATGAAGGTTTGCCAAAAATTCATGAACACGATGGAAAACCTCCCCAGGGATTTGGCATTTTCTTAGACGGCAGACTGGCCCTGTTTTACACGTATGAAACCAATTTGGGGGATGGCTGGGCCAATCCCGATATTCACAATGATCCCGCAGCAATTCGAGAACAAGCACTTCAAATGGGCACAAACATCCTGATCTATGCCCTGACGCAAGGACAATAA
- a CDS encoding DUF4249 family protein, whose protein sequence is MDKFIILITVLLTTLSGCELYEQDEYEEYYVVESYLVANGNLQQVRVSTTSPIEESYSFENNTVSGASVEIQKLNPDSTVAERYQYIQEQPGIYIPTDSITIQAAQLYRLSVTTQNGREVTSTTYVPGNFETINELEPRYVYQSPEQVELTTTPSSYITDRQTYFVFTVNALDPSTNALTPFYADQVDDEDTDIEEFYINSSGIVNEGNFEINEDGTITLRLPWIGVAFYGPNNIITNAIDDNLYDFLRSHGTQAGGTTLSPGEIQNIRYNVNGGIGVFGSMSSDTNGTFIARP, encoded by the coding sequence ATGGATAAATTTATCATTCTTATAACCGTTTTGTTAACTACACTCTCGGGCTGTGAGCTCTATGAACAAGATGAGTATGAAGAGTATTATGTAGTAGAATCGTATCTGGTTGCAAATGGTAACCTGCAACAAGTACGTGTTTCAACAACCAGTCCGATTGAAGAATCCTATAGCTTTGAAAACAATACCGTATCCGGGGCCTCTGTTGAAATCCAAAAACTAAATCCTGATAGCACTGTTGCCGAACGATATCAATATATACAGGAGCAACCAGGAATCTATATCCCAACTGATAGTATAACAATACAGGCCGCACAACTATATCGCCTTTCAGTCACTACCCAAAACGGCAGAGAAGTTACTTCTACCACTTATGTACCCGGAAACTTTGAAACAATCAATGAATTAGAACCCCGCTATGTGTACCAAAGTCCTGAACAGGTAGAACTGACAACGACTCCCAGTTCCTATATTACCGATCGTCAAACCTACTTTGTCTTTACGGTAAATGCATTAGATCCCAGTACCAATGCCCTTACACCTTTCTATGCCGACCAAGTTGATGATGAAGATACGGACATAGAGGAATTCTATATTAACTCATCTGGCATCGTTAATGAAGGAAATTTTGAAATTAACGAGGATGGCACTATTACACTCCGGTTACCCTGGATTGGGGTTGCATTTTACGGTCCCAACAATATTATCACCAATGCAATTGATGATAATTTATATGATTTTCTTCGATCACATGGTACACAAGCTGGCGGTACTACACTTTCTCCCGGAGAAATTCAAAATATCCGTTATAATGTAAATGGCGGTATTGGTGTTTTTGGAAGTATGTCCAGCGATACCAATGGAACTTTTATTGCTCGACCATAA
- a CDS encoding TonB-dependent receptor, with protein sequence MKYFSFAVLIFILIPITVWGQQSASINGYISDSKTGETLISANVALKDSRKGTSSNTSGYFSLQGIDPGTYTVIATYVGYQQYEQEISLDPGQNLRLDIKLQPQGVQLEEVVVESKREQEEQRDIGIAQLQTQLINDLPSVGQTDVFRSLQLLPGVKAASDFSSGLYIRGGSPDQTLILLDRTTVYNPSHFFGFFSTFNPDAVKDVRLYKGGYPAQYGGRLGSVLTIFNKDGNRNEFQGSVTMGLLSSRASVEGPFANENGSYMFAVRRSTLEPALAILQSTSENIPESFYFLDLNGKLNYNAGPNDKISLAFYTGSDNLKFPFATDAGIDLNYGNQTLSSTWTHIFSDKVFSNFTLTGSRYFNYPSINLASTPIDRSNNIYDFSLKGDIEYLPNNDHEISSGFWIGNLTLKLQDQFDGEDTFSSRIQTQYGSLYLQDKWSINDQWIVTPGLRLEGFTEGQYARLEPRMSLEYRPTDRVRLQAAYGRYNQFLTLISNEAFSGFDVWLTTDDGVPPAYGDQYVLGAKTIPWEGYGLDLELYYRSMNDLFELDPFLPDQAGLPYEEIFRFGDGYAYGAELFFERQIGRLTGFAGYTFSVTRRKFPNFNDSILDQGTARYYPPKYDRIHDLNIVLQYDISNRWATTVSFNYATGQAYTKPLGRTTAFDVPTSGLSFDQLIVGRVNASRLPDYNRLDISFSRQGTFFGIGEAEWQFQVINAYSRRNVWFYNYNLEENPAEREAITLLPILPTLSYTVEF encoded by the coding sequence TTGAAATATTTCTCATTTGCTGTTCTCATTTTTATCCTTATCCCCATCACCGTTTGGGGGCAACAATCGGCTTCTATTAACGGGTATATTTCGGATTCCAAGACAGGCGAAACCTTAATATCGGCAAACGTAGCACTTAAAGACAGTCGCAAGGGTACCTCTTCGAACACATCAGGGTATTTTTCTCTCCAAGGTATTGATCCCGGCACCTACACTGTTATTGCGACCTATGTGGGGTATCAGCAGTATGAGCAGGAGATTTCCCTTGATCCAGGGCAAAACCTGCGGCTTGATATTAAGCTTCAGCCTCAGGGAGTTCAACTTGAGGAAGTAGTCGTAGAATCAAAGCGGGAGCAAGAAGAGCAACGAGATATTGGTATTGCACAGCTTCAAACCCAACTTATTAACGACCTCCCCTCGGTCGGACAAACCGATGTTTTTCGATCCCTACAGCTACTGCCCGGTGTCAAAGCAGCATCTGATTTTTCCAGCGGACTCTATATTCGTGGCGGAAGTCCCGATCAAACGCTGATTCTGCTCGACAGAACTACAGTTTATAACCCCTCCCACTTTTTTGGCTTCTTTTCAACTTTCAATCCCGATGCCGTAAAAGATGTACGACTCTATAAAGGGGGATATCCCGCTCAATATGGGGGACGTCTCGGATCGGTGCTCACTATCTTTAATAAAGATGGAAATCGAAACGAATTTCAGGGGTCGGTCACCATGGGATTGCTTTCGTCACGCGCTTCTGTAGAAGGACCTTTCGCCAACGAAAACGGCTCTTACATGTTTGCCGTGCGCCGGTCAACGCTTGAACCGGCCCTTGCTATACTACAAAGTACCTCCGAAAATATCCCCGAAAGCTTTTACTTTTTAGATTTAAATGGGAAACTAAACTATAATGCCGGGCCTAATGATAAAATCTCACTTGCCTTTTATACCGGCTCAGATAACCTCAAATTTCCTTTTGCTACGGATGCCGGTATTGACCTGAACTACGGGAATCAAACCCTTAGTTCAACGTGGACGCATATCTTTTCGGATAAGGTTTTCTCAAACTTTACTTTGACCGGATCGCGCTATTTCAACTATCCGTCAATAAATTTGGCCTCTACCCCCATCGACCGCTCCAACAATATTTATGATTTTTCCCTGAAAGGTGATATCGAATACTTACCTAACAATGATCACGAAATTTCATCTGGTTTCTGGATTGGCAACCTAACCCTGAAATTGCAAGACCAATTTGACGGCGAAGATACGTTTAGCTCTCGCATTCAAACCCAATATGGCTCGCTATACCTCCAAGACAAATGGAGCATCAATGATCAATGGATTGTCACCCCCGGACTGCGCTTGGAGGGGTTCACTGAAGGCCAATACGCGCGGTTGGAACCCCGCATGTCGCTGGAATACCGCCCTACCGATCGGGTTCGCCTGCAAGCCGCCTACGGACGGTATAACCAGTTTTTAACCTTAATATCCAACGAAGCATTTTCTGGTTTTGATGTATGGCTTACTACAGATGACGGCGTACCGCCGGCCTATGGTGATCAATATGTACTGGGAGCTAAAACTATTCCCTGGGAGGGGTATGGATTGGATTTAGAATTATATTACCGGTCTATGAATGACCTTTTTGAACTCGACCCCTTTCTTCCTGATCAAGCGGGCCTACCCTATGAGGAAATATTCCGATTTGGCGATGGATACGCATACGGTGCTGAGCTGTTTTTTGAACGACAAATCGGGCGGCTTACCGGCTTTGCGGGCTATACCTTTAGCGTAACGAGACGCAAATTCCCCAACTTTAACGATTCAATTTTAGACCAAGGCACAGCACGATATTATCCCCCAAAATACGACCGTATACACGACCTGAACATCGTTCTGCAATACGATATTAGCAACCGCTGGGCAACAACGGTAAGCTTCAATTATGCTACAGGTCAAGCATATACCAAACCATTGGGCAGAACGACCGCTTTTGATGTGCCTACATCCGGCCTTAGCTTTGACCAGCTGATCGTTGGGCGCGTCAATGCTTCTCGGCTCCCAGATTACAACCGACTCGATATCAGCTTTAGTCGACAGGGAACCTTTTTTGGGATCGGTGAAGCCGAATGGCAATTCCAGGTTATTAATGCTTATTCTCGGCGCAATGTCTGGTTTTACAATTACAACTTAGAAGAAAATCCCGCCGAGCGAGAAGCGATAACCCTTCTCCCCATTTTACCAACCCTTTCATACACTGTGGAATTTTAG
- a CDS encoding bifunctional aspartate kinase/diaminopimelate decarboxylase codes for MSEERSGWVVLKFGGTSVSTLENWQKIVSVVRKRREEGFKVCLVHSALSGVSNILQDIVEQPDENDLMQKVEQVKQKHIDLGKTLGIDTVDLLANDFEELGHIVKGIELIGEAGYRVHARLLAMGELMATKLGTAYLQKELDEALWLDARNYIKTIIRKNTTERSQIISAVSTTDYDQNTADALDKAGPVIVTQGFIGSDSEDKTVVLGRGGSDVSAAYFAAKIGAERLEIWTDVPGMFSVNPHAVPSARLLNHLSYEEAQEIATNGAHVLHPRSIMPARKHQIPIHVRCTQKPELSGTVISAEASEDEALVKAIAVRSDVILVSMESLGMWQEVGFLADAFDVFKHFGLSIDLVSTSQSNVTVSLDPGLNDHFQDIRDEFVEDLRRYCAVEVIEDVSAVSLLGRRIRTILHQLGSAFEAFQEHQVYLVSQAANDLNFTFVVESEQVDRLVRKLHEQVILQSGNQKSFGPTWSQLMNEESESKDDGEAWWKDKRGELLTLMEGNGSMYIYDTDTVKRYAELIQNIDAVSFGLYAMKANANTDILKTFHELGFGFECVSIGEVEKVFELFPDFDPQKILFTPNFAPKSEYEKGMELGVNVTLDNIYPLQKWPKIFKDKEVFLRIDPGHGGGHHEHVKTGGVQSKFGIPRFEIPELKELIATHNIQVKGLHAHIGSGIKDPQSWKDVAVILHNVAEDLGGVDILDLGGGFGIRENETQAGLDMKSVNESLNQFKEAHPQYDLWVEPGRFLVATAGVLLSKVTQLKGKGEMQYVGIETGMNSFIRPALYGARHTIVNLSKLDHPANQTVNIVGPICESGDKLGIDRLFPSSEEGDVILVANTGAYGKVMSSNYNLRAPAEEYVLN; via the coding sequence ATGTCCGAGGAACGTTCTGGTTGGGTTGTGTTAAAATTTGGTGGTACAAGTGTTTCAACGTTGGAGAACTGGCAAAAAATTGTTTCTGTAGTAAGAAAACGCAGGGAGGAAGGGTTTAAAGTATGTTTAGTCCATTCGGCCTTGAGTGGGGTATCGAATATTCTTCAGGATATTGTTGAACAGCCCGACGAAAATGATTTGATGCAAAAAGTTGAGCAGGTAAAACAAAAGCATATCGATTTAGGAAAAACGCTTGGCATTGATACTGTTGATTTGCTTGCAAATGATTTTGAAGAGTTGGGACATATTGTAAAGGGTATTGAACTTATTGGAGAAGCGGGATACCGTGTTCATGCCCGTCTGTTGGCGATGGGAGAGCTGATGGCTACGAAGCTTGGTACGGCTTACCTGCAGAAAGAATTGGATGAAGCACTATGGCTGGATGCGAGAAATTATATCAAAACGATTATCCGAAAAAATACTACCGAGCGTTCTCAGATCATTTCAGCGGTAAGTACGACTGATTATGACCAAAATACCGCTGATGCCTTAGACAAGGCAGGTCCAGTTATTGTCACCCAGGGATTTATCGGGAGTGATTCCGAAGATAAAACAGTTGTTCTGGGCCGCGGTGGATCGGATGTATCGGCAGCCTATTTTGCTGCAAAAATTGGCGCAGAACGCTTAGAGATATGGACGGATGTGCCGGGCATGTTTTCGGTGAATCCCCATGCCGTACCTTCGGCGCGACTTTTAAATCACCTTAGTTACGAAGAGGCGCAAGAAATTGCAACAAATGGTGCTCACGTATTGCATCCGCGGAGTATAATGCCGGCGCGTAAACACCAAATCCCAATTCATGTACGTTGTACACAAAAACCAGAACTATCGGGTACTGTTATCTCTGCTGAGGCATCGGAGGATGAAGCATTAGTGAAAGCTATTGCTGTGCGCAGTGATGTGATCTTGGTGAGCATGGAATCGCTGGGTATGTGGCAAGAGGTTGGTTTTTTGGCTGATGCCTTTGATGTATTCAAGCATTTTGGGTTATCCATTGATTTGGTTTCAACTTCCCAGTCAAATGTTACGGTTTCTCTTGATCCGGGGTTAAATGATCACTTCCAGGATATCCGGGATGAATTTGTGGAGGATCTGAGGCGTTACTGCGCGGTAGAAGTTATTGAGGATGTGTCAGCAGTAAGTTTACTGGGACGTCGTATTAGAACTATTTTACATCAGTTAGGGTCAGCTTTTGAAGCATTTCAAGAGCACCAAGTGTACTTGGTTAGCCAAGCTGCAAATGATCTCAACTTTACATTTGTGGTTGAAAGTGAACAAGTTGACCGACTGGTTCGCAAGCTACACGAGCAGGTGATATTACAGTCTGGAAACCAAAAGTCATTTGGTCCCACTTGGTCTCAGTTAATGAATGAAGAAAGTGAGTCGAAGGATGACGGTGAAGCATGGTGGAAAGATAAGCGGGGGGAATTGCTGACTCTTATGGAGGGTAACGGATCTATGTATATTTATGATACCGACACGGTGAAACGGTATGCAGAGCTTATCCAAAATATTGATGCTGTATCGTTTGGGCTTTATGCGATGAAAGCAAATGCCAATACAGATATTTTAAAAACGTTTCACGAATTAGGTTTTGGATTCGAGTGCGTATCAATAGGAGAGGTAGAGAAGGTTTTTGAATTATTTCCTGATTTTGATCCTCAAAAAATATTGTTTACCCCGAACTTTGCGCCGAAGTCGGAGTATGAGAAAGGTATGGAGCTGGGGGTAAATGTTACGCTTGATAATATTTATCCACTGCAGAAGTGGCCTAAAATATTTAAGGATAAAGAGGTATTTTTACGGATAGACCCCGGACATGGAGGTGGTCATCATGAGCACGTTAAAACCGGAGGGGTACAATCCAAATTTGGAATACCACGCTTTGAAATTCCGGAACTAAAAGAACTTATTGCGACTCATAATATTCAGGTGAAAGGGTTACATGCTCATATTGGGAGTGGCATTAAAGACCCACAGTCGTGGAAAGATGTAGCTGTTATTTTGCATAATGTAGCTGAAGATCTTGGAGGCGTTGATATTCTTGATTTGGGAGGAGGATTTGGAATCAGGGAAAATGAGACACAGGCCGGATTGGATATGAAATCTGTGAACGAATCACTGAATCAATTTAAAGAAGCACATCCACAGTATGATCTGTGGGTAGAACCGGGCCGGTTTTTGGTGGCTACCGCCGGGGTGTTGTTAAGTAAGGTAACGCAGCTAAAAGGAAAAGGGGAGATGCAGTATGTAGGTATCGAAACGGGAATGAATTCGTTTATTCGCCCCGCTCTTTATGGGGCCCGGCATACCATAGTTAATTTATCTAAGCTCGATCATCCTGCCAACCAAACGGTAAATATCGTTGGCCCTATTTGTGAATCGGGTGATAAATTGGGTATCGACCGGTTGTTTCCAAGTTCTGAGGAGGGCGATGTTATCTTGGTTGCAAATACTGGTGCGTATGGTAAGGTGATGAGCTCGAATTATAATCTACGGGCACCGGCAGAAGAATACGTGCTTAACTAA
- a CDS encoding TIGR00341 family protein: MSYRMLELIAPPDTAKEARKIVEDQNVLGVWTDTLEDGCSILRVLVDVNRIEALSDTLTEKFSHVDGFRIMLFEVQATLPQPQESEEESDDQEEEASEKKSAGRISREELYTDVSGGGELNIVYIGLVLLSTLVAGVGLVRGDVAVIIGAMVIAPLLGPNVAMALSVTLGDLDLGWKALKTNAIGLGVSLALAIVMGVIMNVDLESQQIINKTNVNIGDITIALAAGSAGVLAYTRGVPAAIVGVMVAVALLPPLVNVGLLLGAGHTGLAVGSIILTITNLICINLAGIVTFLVQGIQPRSWWEVEKAKKATRTAIGIWVALLVILAIIIWYWNLSLNPL; this comes from the coding sequence ATGAGCTATCGCATGCTGGAGCTAATTGCTCCACCTGATACAGCTAAAGAGGCGCGAAAAATTGTGGAAGACCAAAATGTACTTGGCGTCTGGACAGATACCTTGGAAGATGGATGTTCAATTCTACGTGTGCTGGTGGATGTGAATAGAATTGAAGCACTATCTGATACATTAACGGAGAAGTTTTCTCATGTTGATGGATTCAGAATCATGCTCTTTGAAGTACAGGCTACGCTACCCCAGCCCCAAGAGAGTGAAGAAGAGTCAGATGATCAAGAAGAGGAAGCGTCAGAAAAGAAATCTGCCGGCCGCATTAGTAGGGAAGAGCTTTATACTGATGTCTCAGGAGGTGGAGAGTTAAACATAGTATATATTGGGTTGGTCTTGTTATCGACCCTTGTAGCTGGGGTAGGTCTTGTTAGGGGAGATGTGGCCGTTATTATTGGTGCCATGGTGATTGCTCCCTTGTTGGGCCCCAATGTAGCTATGGCATTATCAGTAACGTTAGGTGACCTCGATTTGGGATGGAAAGCGTTAAAGACCAATGCCATTGGGTTAGGAGTATCGCTTGCGTTGGCCATTGTAATGGGAGTTATTATGAATGTTGATTTAGAGTCCCAGCAAATTATAAATAAGACGAATGTGAATATTGGAGATATAACCATTGCCTTGGCAGCCGGAAGTGCAGGAGTGCTTGCTTATACACGTGGGGTACCGGCAGCCATTGTAGGGGTAATGGTAGCTGTAGCCCTGTTGCCTCCGCTGGTTAATGTGGGATTGTTACTGGGGGCAGGACATACCGGACTGGCAGTTGGATCAATTATTTTAACGATAACTAATTTAATATGTATCAACCTTGCAGGGATCGTTACATTTCTTGTCCAAGGTATACAGCCTCGAAGCTGGTGGGAGGTTGAGAAAGCTAAAAAAGCTACCCGTACCGCTATTGGAATATGGGTAGCGTTGTTGGTGATTCTGGCAATTATTATCTGGTATTGGAATTTGTCGCTGAATCCACTTTAA